A window from Populus trichocarpa isolate Nisqually-1 chromosome 3, P.trichocarpa_v4.1, whole genome shotgun sequence encodes these proteins:
- the LOC7461931 gene encoding NADP-dependent malic enzyme isoform X1 produces MISLNRSTFLLSNAGISSSHSPFSGRQRRSLLSVPSSLRVAAVNSNRDRNSSVLMESTFKDVRDGAVSSSSVIDVDSKSNIAPGGPADVYGEDTATEDQVVTPWFVSVASGYSLLRDPHHNKGLAFTDAERSAHYLRGLLPPAVVSQELQVKKLMYIIRQYQLPLQKYMAMMDLQERNEKLFYKLLVDHVEEMLPIVYTPTVGEACQKYGSIFTRPQGLYISLKEKGSIREVLRNWPEKNIQVIVVTDGERILGLGDLGCQGMGIPVGKLALYTALGGVRPSACLPVTIDVGTNNENLLNDEYYIGLRQRRATGQEYAELVHEFMSAVKQTYGEKVLIQFEDFANHNAFDLLAKYNTTHLVFNDDIQGTASVVLAGLVAALRVVGGTLADHTFLFLGAGEAGTGIAELIALEISKQTNMPMEEARKKIWLVDSKGLIVSSRKESLQHFKKPWAHEHEPTKTLLDAVNDIKPTVLIGTSGVGRTFTKEVVEAMASFNVKPIILSLSNPTSQSECTAEEAYTWSQGRVIFASGSPFTPVEYEGKTFVPGQANNAYIFPGFGLGLIMSGAIRSHDEMLLAASEALAAQVTQENFDKGLIYPPFRNIRKISAEIAAKVAAKAYELGLATRLPPPKDLVKYAESCMYSPAYRSYR; encoded by the exons ATGATCTCCTTGAATAGAAGCACCTTCCTTCTG AGTAACGCGGGCATTTCGAGCTCGCATAGCCCTTTCTCAGGGAGGCAGAGACGATCATTGCTTTCAGTTCCTTCTTCGTTGAGGGTAGCGGCCGTCAATTCCAACAGGGATCGCAACAGTAGCGTTTTGATGGAGAGCACGTTCAAGGACGTTAGAGATGGAGCCGTTTCGTCTTCTTCTGTGATTGACGTCGACTCCAAATCCAACATTGCTCCTGGAGGCCCCGCTGATGTTTACGGTGAGGATACTGCCACCGAGGACCAGGTTGTTACCCCTTGGTTTGTATCTGTTGCGAG TGGGTATTCTTTGTTGCGAGATCCACACCACAACAAAGGACTCGCCTTCACTGATGCAGAGAGAAGTGCCCACTACTTGCGTGGCCTTCTTCCCCCAGCAGTCGTATCTCAGGAACTCCAG GTGAAGAAACTGATGTATATTATTCGCCAATATCAACTTCCATTGCAGAAGTACATGGCTATGATGGATCTTCAG gagagaaatgaaaaattgtTCTACAAGCTTCTTGTTGACCATGTTGAGGAAATGCTCCCTATTGTCTACACTCCAACTGTTGGTGAAGCTTGCCAAAAATACGGGAGCATCTTTACTCGTCCTCAGGGTCTTTATATTAGTTTGAAAGAAAA GGGTAGCATTCGTGAAGTGTTACGGAACTGGCCTGAGAAGAACATTCAAGTCATTGTTGTCACTGATGGAGAGCGGATTTTGGGTCTAGGGGATCTAGGCTGTCAG GGTATGGGGATACCAGTAGGGAAACTGGCTTTGTACACAGCACTTGGTGGAGTTCGTCCTTCAGCT TGCTTACCTGTAACCATTGATGTGGGGACAAACAATGAGAATTTGTTAAACGATGAGTACTACATAGGGCTCAGGCAAAGAAGGGCAACTGGACAG GAATATGCTGAACTGGTTCATGAATTCATGTCTGCAGTCAAGCAGACCTATGGTGAGAAAGTCCTCATTCAG TTTGAAGACTTTGCGAACCACAATGCTTTTGATTTGCTTGCTAAATATAACACAACTCATCTTGTTTTCAATGACGATATTCAG GGTACAGCATCTGTGGTTCTTGCAGGGCTCGTTGCAGCACTAAGGGTAGTTGGTGGGACTTTAGCTGACCACACATTCTTATTTCTCGGTGCTGGAGAG GCTGGCACTGGAATTGCAGAACTCATAGCTCTTGAGATTTCCAAACAG ACAAATATGCCAATGGAAGAGGCTCGCAAGAAGATTTGGCTTGTAGACTCAAAG GGATTGATTGTTAGTTCCCGCAAGGAATCACTCCAACATTTCAAGAAGCCCTGGGCACATGAGCATGAACCCACTAAGACACTTCTAGACGCTGTTAAT GACATCAAGCCAACAGTGTTGATTGGAACATCAGGAGTAGGAAGAACATTTACTAAAGAAGTTGTTGAAGCCATGGCTTCCTTCAATGTG AAACCTATAATTCTTTCTCTTTCCAACCCGACTTCACAATCTGAATGTACCGCTGAAGAAGCTTATACATGGAGTCAG GGGCGAGTTATTTTTGCTAGTGGAAGCCCATTTACTCCTGTTGAATATGAGGGTAAAACTTTCGTGCCTGGTCAG GCAAACAATGCATACATTTTCCCTGGATTTGGTCTGGGTCTAATAATGTCTGGTGCCATCCGTTCACATGATGAAATGTTGCTGGCTGCCT CGGAAGCTTTGGCTGCTCAGGTGACCCAGGAGAACTTTGACAAGGGACTTATCTACCCTCCATTCAGAAACATCAGAAAGATTTCAGCGGAGATTGCTGCTAAAGTGGCTGCTAAAGCTTATGAACTTG GTCTGGCTACTCGCCTTCCTCCACCAAAGGATCTGGTGAAGTATGCTGAGAGCTGTATGTACAGCCCTGCTTATCGAAGCTACCGGTGA
- the LOC7461931 gene encoding NADP-dependent malic enzyme 4, chloroplastic isoform X2: MVGGYSLLRDPHHNKGLAFTDAERSAHYLRGLLPPAVVSQELQVKKLMYIIRQYQLPLQKYMAMMDLQERNEKLFYKLLVDHVEEMLPIVYTPTVGEACQKYGSIFTRPQGLYISLKEKGSIREVLRNWPEKNIQVIVVTDGERILGLGDLGCQGMGIPVGKLALYTALGGVRPSACLPVTIDVGTNNENLLNDEYYIGLRQRRATGQEYAELVHEFMSAVKQTYGEKVLIQFEDFANHNAFDLLAKYNTTHLVFNDDIQGTASVVLAGLVAALRVVGGTLADHTFLFLGAGEAGTGIAELIALEISKQTNMPMEEARKKIWLVDSKGLIVSSRKESLQHFKKPWAHEHEPTKTLLDAVNDIKPTVLIGTSGVGRTFTKEVVEAMASFNVKPIILSLSNPTSQSECTAEEAYTWSQGRVIFASGSPFTPVEYEGKTFVPGQANNAYIFPGFGLGLIMSGAIRSHDEMLLAASEALAAQVTQENFDKGLIYPPFRNIRKISAEIAAKVAAKAYELGLATRLPPPKDLVKYAESCMYSPAYRSYR; the protein is encoded by the exons ATGGTGGG TGGGTATTCTTTGTTGCGAGATCCACACCACAACAAAGGACTCGCCTTCACTGATGCAGAGAGAAGTGCCCACTACTTGCGTGGCCTTCTTCCCCCAGCAGTCGTATCTCAGGAACTCCAG GTGAAGAAACTGATGTATATTATTCGCCAATATCAACTTCCATTGCAGAAGTACATGGCTATGATGGATCTTCAG gagagaaatgaaaaattgtTCTACAAGCTTCTTGTTGACCATGTTGAGGAAATGCTCCCTATTGTCTACACTCCAACTGTTGGTGAAGCTTGCCAAAAATACGGGAGCATCTTTACTCGTCCTCAGGGTCTTTATATTAGTTTGAAAGAAAA GGGTAGCATTCGTGAAGTGTTACGGAACTGGCCTGAGAAGAACATTCAAGTCATTGTTGTCACTGATGGAGAGCGGATTTTGGGTCTAGGGGATCTAGGCTGTCAG GGTATGGGGATACCAGTAGGGAAACTGGCTTTGTACACAGCACTTGGTGGAGTTCGTCCTTCAGCT TGCTTACCTGTAACCATTGATGTGGGGACAAACAATGAGAATTTGTTAAACGATGAGTACTACATAGGGCTCAGGCAAAGAAGGGCAACTGGACAG GAATATGCTGAACTGGTTCATGAATTCATGTCTGCAGTCAAGCAGACCTATGGTGAGAAAGTCCTCATTCAG TTTGAAGACTTTGCGAACCACAATGCTTTTGATTTGCTTGCTAAATATAACACAACTCATCTTGTTTTCAATGACGATATTCAG GGTACAGCATCTGTGGTTCTTGCAGGGCTCGTTGCAGCACTAAGGGTAGTTGGTGGGACTTTAGCTGACCACACATTCTTATTTCTCGGTGCTGGAGAG GCTGGCACTGGAATTGCAGAACTCATAGCTCTTGAGATTTCCAAACAG ACAAATATGCCAATGGAAGAGGCTCGCAAGAAGATTTGGCTTGTAGACTCAAAG GGATTGATTGTTAGTTCCCGCAAGGAATCACTCCAACATTTCAAGAAGCCCTGGGCACATGAGCATGAACCCACTAAGACACTTCTAGACGCTGTTAAT GACATCAAGCCAACAGTGTTGATTGGAACATCAGGAGTAGGAAGAACATTTACTAAAGAAGTTGTTGAAGCCATGGCTTCCTTCAATGTG AAACCTATAATTCTTTCTCTTTCCAACCCGACTTCACAATCTGAATGTACCGCTGAAGAAGCTTATACATGGAGTCAG GGGCGAGTTATTTTTGCTAGTGGAAGCCCATTTACTCCTGTTGAATATGAGGGTAAAACTTTCGTGCCTGGTCAG GCAAACAATGCATACATTTTCCCTGGATTTGGTCTGGGTCTAATAATGTCTGGTGCCATCCGTTCACATGATGAAATGTTGCTGGCTGCCT CGGAAGCTTTGGCTGCTCAGGTGACCCAGGAGAACTTTGACAAGGGACTTATCTACCCTCCATTCAGAAACATCAGAAAGATTTCAGCGGAGATTGCTGCTAAAGTGGCTGCTAAAGCTTATGAACTTG GTCTGGCTACTCGCCTTCCTCCACCAAAGGATCTGGTGAAGTATGCTGAGAGCTGTATGTACAGCCCTGCTTATCGAAGCTACCGGTGA